ATGAACTGAATTTCATGAACCAGGTTGGCTATCCGCTCTTGCTGTACGGCGTCAAAAGCTTGTTCAAATGCGCTTTCCAGAAAAGCGATGGCTTCCGTACCATATGCCAACAACTTATCATGCACATGTTCAAATATCTCACTATCAGGATCGTCAAGTAAGCGAATCAGGGAATTTACTTCAGTTGGATTAATCATACGCCGTAATGCTAAAATACTAAACCTTTATTTATTTTTACAGCGATGTTAAATTTTAGGTTTGTTAAGGATTACCTGTGGCACCGCATCCGGGCAAAAAACAGGCACGGCTTACACTCTCCGTTTGTTTATCAGCTGGTTGATTCAGTTATTTACGATCACTCCGCCCAAAAAACATACCACGAGATCGAAAATATCCGCGAAAAATTACTTGTTGACAATCGTGTGATTACTGTGACCGATCTTGGAGCCGGCTCACATTTGAATAATAACCGCCAAAAGCGGGTAGGCGACATTGCCGCGAATGCTTTAAAGCAACCCAAGCTGGCCCAGTTGCTTTACCGGTTGGCTGCCCGTTTTAAACCACGCAATATCATTGAGTTGGGTACCTGTCTGGGTGTCACCACACTTTACCTGCAAGAGGGCGCGCCTAATGCCCATATTTATACCATGGAAGGTTGCCCGCAAACAGCTGGGATTGCCCAGGAAACATTTGCACAGGCTGGTTTTAGGGAGATTGAACTGATCACAGGTAATTTTGACGACAACCTGCCAGGTGTTATCCGCAAGCTCGACCAGCTTGACTTTGTGTTTGTAGATGGTAACCATCAAAAAGATGCCACTTTGAAGTATTTTGAATGGTGCCTGCCAAAAGTGCATGAAGGCACCTTGCTGATATTTGATGATATTTACTGGAGCGAGGGCATGAAAGAAGCCTGGGAGCAGATCAAAGCACATCCCCAAGTTACCGTAACAGTCGATTTGTTTTGGATAGGCCTGGTATTTTTCAAATCAGGCAGAGCCGAGAAGGAGCATTTTAAGATTAGATATTGATTGGAGTAAGGATTTTTGGAACAAGGAACAAGGATTTTTCTTTCCTGTCCTCCGTATCTAATTCTTATGATCTGGTCCTTGTTCTTTACTCCAAAAATCTTTGCTCAAAAACTAAAACGACTGCCCCAGGCCCACATAAAAGCCACTTTGGCGGGCTTCGCCGGCAACTTTTTGGCCTATACCATAATCTGCACGTATGCTCAGGCCCTTTTCTATATCGAAGAAGTAACGGAGACCGCCTCCGTAATTTGGTTTTAGCTCGCTAAAGCTAAAATCTTTGTTAAATACCTCACCTGTTCC
This region of Mucilaginibacter inviolabilis genomic DNA includes:
- a CDS encoding O-methyltransferase, yielding MLNFRFVKDYLWHRIRAKNRHGLHSPFVYQLVDSVIYDHSAQKTYHEIENIREKLLVDNRVITVTDLGAGSHLNNNRQKRVGDIAANALKQPKLAQLLYRLAARFKPRNIIELGTCLGVTTLYLQEGAPNAHIYTMEGCPQTAGIAQETFAQAGFREIELITGNFDDNLPGVIRKLDQLDFVFVDGNHQKDATLKYFEWCLPKVHEGTLLIFDDIYWSEGMKEAWEQIKAHPQVTVTVDLFWIGLVFFKSGRAEKEHFKIRY